One window from the genome of Pseudalkalibacillus hwajinpoensis encodes:
- a CDS encoding FAD-binding oxidoreductase, protein MKNLLEELKSLLSEDQIVTNEEALYDASADRYKKYAKTKNVLDVPAPLAIVFPHSTEEVKTLLMFCNENNINVIPRSGKTGTEGGLENWKETTLVIDGSKMNEIIKMDTYNMQATVQSGVKLQTLEDELRKLGYTTGHSPQSKPVAQYGGLVSTRSIGQLSTLYGAIEDMVVGLECVFPEGQLSKIKNVPRRSGGPDIRHIAIGNEGALCYITEVTVKIFKHNPENNAFHGYLIKDVETGIKVLREVMVNGYRPSVARVYSEEDARQHFKHFYNDKCVLIFMAEGPKGIVEATNTGIEEAVEKFQSGIVEKVDSSLIENWFNNLNWDESRIEREIQDMIDHNTHDGFTTEVSADWESIPKLYNNVIERIKNEFDRADELTMLGGHSSHSYLNGTNMYFVYNYTINCAPEDEMRIYHHPIHQIIIEETLKLGGSMCHHHGIGKYRSEWTKEEHGSAYYMLEKLKEAFDPKGIMNHGTIFPQPSEVKKYIRG, encoded by the coding sequence ATGAAAAACCTATTAGAAGAGTTAAAATCTCTACTTTCTGAGGATCAAATCGTAACAAATGAAGAGGCGCTCTACGATGCATCAGCTGATCGCTATAAGAAATACGCAAAAACGAAAAATGTACTCGATGTTCCAGCACCACTGGCGATCGTGTTCCCTCATTCAACGGAAGAAGTTAAAACGCTTCTCATGTTCTGTAATGAAAATAATATTAACGTGATCCCTAGAAGTGGGAAAACAGGCACTGAGGGTGGACTTGAGAACTGGAAAGAAACGACGCTCGTCATCGACGGTTCTAAGATGAATGAAATTATTAAAATGGATACGTACAACATGCAGGCTACGGTTCAGTCTGGGGTGAAGCTTCAAACGCTTGAAGATGAGCTACGTAAATTGGGCTATACGACTGGTCACTCACCACAGTCCAAGCCAGTTGCTCAATATGGTGGCCTTGTTTCCACAAGAAGTATTGGTCAGCTTTCCACTTTGTATGGTGCGATTGAAGATATGGTTGTTGGTCTTGAGTGTGTATTCCCAGAAGGACAACTTTCAAAAATTAAAAACGTTCCAAGACGTTCTGGTGGTCCAGATATTCGCCACATCGCGATTGGGAACGAAGGCGCGCTTTGTTATATCACAGAAGTAACAGTGAAAATCTTCAAGCACAATCCAGAGAATAATGCGTTCCACGGCTACTTGATTAAAGATGTTGAAACTGGGATCAAAGTGCTACGTGAAGTCATGGTGAATGGTTACCGTCCATCTGTTGCGCGCGTTTATTCTGAAGAAGATGCAAGACAGCATTTTAAACATTTTTATAATGATAAGTGCGTTTTGATTTTCATGGCGGAAGGTCCAAAAGGAATCGTAGAAGCAACTAACACAGGTATTGAAGAAGCGGTTGAAAAGTTCCAGTCGGGTATTGTTGAAAAAGTAGATTCGTCGCTAATTGAAAACTGGTTCAATAACTTGAACTGGGATGAAAGCCGCATTGAGCGCGAAATCCAAGATATGATTGATCACAATACTCATGATGGGTTTACAACAGAAGTGTCGGCTGACTGGGAAAGTATTCCGAAACTTTATAACAATGTTATCGAACGGATTAAAAATGAGTTTGATCGTGCAGATGAGCTAACGATGCTTGGCGGTCACTCTTCTCATAGCTACTTGAACGGAACAAATATGTATTTTGTTTACAACTACACAATTAATTGTGCACCAGAAGATGAAATGCGCATTTATCACCACCCGATTCACCAAATCATTATTGAAGAAACGTTGAAGCTTGGCGGCTCTATGTGTCACCACCATGGTATTGGGAAGTATCGTTCTGAATGGACAAAAGAAGAGCACGGTTCTGCATACTATATGCTTGAGAAGTTGAAAGAAGCGTTTGATCCAAAAGGCATCATGAATCACGGAACGATTTTCCCTCAACCTAGCGAAGTGAAAAAGTATATTAGAGGCTAG
- a CDS encoding FGGY-family carbohydrate kinase, protein MANRYIMGIDNGSQSTKVVIFDLEGNEVAYGSQALRETLTPEPGVVIHPDDDLWDSVYYGVKNCLANFDGNLKEIEAIGLCTIRCCRVLLNEDGDLAHPAISWMDARLSKPYEHKDDRVQYVTTTSGYLGLQLTGEYNDTAGNQEVFWPIDRETLDWSTDDAVIEANGLRRDMLFNLVKPGEKLGSIRNELAKEFGLSEGIPVVATSNDKAVEVLGSGIQNDSSIMISLGTFISSMLLRDNYYEDAKNFFPTFASIPFKYVYESNGIRRGLWTVSWFKKLIGEELVTEAEKLGISEEEFLNRKAEEVPVGSEGLITILDWLASPDKPYRKGLMLGFDQRHSRYHIYRSILEAIAFNIKNNIDKMLDEIDVELNEVVVIGGGSKSDVIMQIIADLFGLPVHRRMGSSSACLGAAISATKHLRVYDTFPEAIEQMVKTEKTFTPVQSHYEFYNKLNETVVKNVRKHTDEILKLSYPIFN, encoded by the coding sequence ATGGCGAATCGATACATCATGGGGATTGATAATGGATCACAAAGTACAAAAGTAGTGATCTTTGACCTAGAAGGAAATGAAGTCGCTTATGGTTCACAGGCGTTAAGGGAAACCTTAACACCTGAACCAGGCGTCGTCATTCACCCAGACGATGACTTATGGGATAGTGTTTATTACGGTGTGAAAAACTGTTTAGCAAATTTCGACGGTAATCTGAAAGAAATCGAAGCAATCGGGTTATGTACAATCCGATGCTGTCGCGTTTTACTTAATGAAGACGGTGATTTAGCCCATCCAGCGATTAGCTGGATGGATGCTAGATTATCAAAACCGTATGAGCACAAAGATGATCGCGTACAGTATGTGACAACAACTTCTGGCTATTTAGGATTACAGCTGACGGGAGAATACAACGATACGGCTGGTAATCAGGAAGTATTTTGGCCGATTGACCGTGAAACGTTAGATTGGTCGACGGATGACGCCGTAATTGAAGCGAACGGCTTACGAAGAGATATGCTGTTTAACCTTGTGAAACCAGGTGAAAAGCTCGGTTCCATTCGTAATGAGCTTGCAAAGGAATTTGGTTTAAGCGAAGGCATTCCAGTCGTTGCTACTTCGAACGATAAAGCGGTGGAAGTGCTTGGATCAGGTATTCAGAACGACAGTTCAATCATGATTTCATTGGGTACCTTTATTTCTTCCATGTTATTAAGAGACAACTATTATGAGGACGCGAAAAACTTTTTTCCAACCTTTGCATCCATTCCTTTTAAATACGTCTATGAATCTAACGGTATTCGACGTGGATTATGGACGGTTAGCTGGTTTAAGAAGTTAATCGGTGAAGAGCTTGTAACGGAAGCAGAAAAGTTAGGGATCTCGGAAGAAGAGTTCTTGAATCGTAAGGCGGAAGAAGTTCCTGTTGGTAGTGAAGGGTTGATTACGATCCTAGATTGGTTAGCTTCACCTGATAAGCCTTATCGAAAAGGGTTAATGCTAGGCTTCGATCAACGACATTCTAGGTACCACATTTATCGTTCGATCCTGGAAGCGATTGCATTTAATATTAAAAACAACATTGATAAGATGTTAGATGAAATTGATGTTGAGTTGAACGAGGTTGTCGTCATTGGCGGCGGTTCAAAGAGCGATGTGATCATGCAGATTATCGCTGATTTGTTTGGTTTACCTGTTCACCGACGCATGGGAAGTAGTAGCGCGTGTCTAGGTGCCGCGATTAGTGCAACGAAGCATTTAAGAGTGTATGATACGTTCCCAGAGGCGATCGAGCAAATGGTAAAAACGGAAAAAACGTTCACTCCAGTGCAGAGTCATTATGAATTCTACAACAAGTTGAACGAAACAGTTGTGAAAAACGTTAGAAAGCATACGGATGAAATATTAAAGCTTTCTTATCCGATTTTTAATTAA
- a CDS encoding MurR/RpiR family transcriptional regulator — protein sequence MIKLDTNHLTKLEEEVHGKLSDVVATNDKLKIIDAAELCDVSPSKVSKLVRKLGFDNFKQYKLYFSGQQINLEKQKKSNEIERLMQFLENFDPELIDDFVSVFQKYKKVIIYGLGPSFISAEYFAYKLTVVTNKNITVTQSEDFASRLADEDTLLIVLSVTGKFSSFENLFTETKQNGADIMLILEEYVNTLNSMADYIFYLSKFNQDNSLLPFEKTRTVFFIFIEEVIARISGGGER from the coding sequence ATGATCAAATTAGATACGAATCATTTAACGAAATTAGAAGAAGAAGTTCACGGCAAATTATCGGATGTTGTTGCTACAAACGATAAGTTAAAAATAATTGATGCTGCTGAGCTATGTGACGTTTCTCCTTCTAAAGTGTCAAAACTCGTACGTAAATTAGGCTTCGATAACTTTAAGCAGTACAAGCTTTACTTTAGCGGGCAGCAAATCAACCTTGAAAAACAAAAAAAATCAAACGAAATTGAGCGACTAATGCAGTTTTTGGAAAACTTCGATCCTGAACTTATTGATGATTTTGTTTCTGTTTTTCAAAAGTATAAGAAGGTGATCATCTACGGTCTTGGCCCATCTTTTATTAGTGCAGAGTACTTTGCGTACAAGCTGACAGTTGTCACAAATAAAAATATCACCGTAACACAAAGTGAAGACTTTGCAAGCCGACTGGCAGATGAAGACACGTTACTGATCGTTCTTTCCGTTACAGGGAAATTCTCATCGTTTGAAAATTTATTTACAGAAACAAAGCAAAACGGTGCAGATATCATGCTGATTCTAGAAGAGTATGTGAACACGTTAAACTCGATGGCGGATTATATTTTCTATTTATCGAAGTTTAATCAGGATAACAGCCTGCTTCCTTTTGAAAAAACGAGAACGGTGTTTTTTATTTTTATTGAAGAAGTGATTGCGAGGATTAGTGGGGGAGGCGAAAGGTGA
- a CDS encoding DUF6792 domain-containing protein, translating to MTIQLSNSREFRLRITELEYSNLSDKEFIQEVQQIYLEEFGEVLPANIDIFHSSESVRLEGDTSGYDGTAIHFKSKENDINEIYVISQGSQGNDDWTYNIKAMFAGKDYSQAQMTNEFVKDVKNEFQISEKDNTVPIIGLSHSLAHNNNTTALLLYNTFDEVYSVNGAQTNYYQLFEADTNFQRELAKTFSISPDNRNAIYTIDPKALEAFTKDYYSQKAKRVHQTISYDDPLYGASGVRGFVTLGEVDMIDTNPTYKGIRELVDEIPDHVIEDFQQLAINYTVASKKDGNDQVIKDLVGFDPELLNGNPIANISGTYLLDQSKFSDMVESMNEKVPDLLDNVQVITQNADTIFGKLVEANYITTDQKTELVHVFEKVKKDLQDIEDIIWKMDQIRFDSVIPQPPPIAGDAILASRLYHNYTQILSQLETLNKEEYKKLMDTIVSSHSIAEMLEAIRSGNKSYQGTDMVYSTSQNGETILVNISASLRMYRDGKTVIQEKEEAIRRFELAVNREIEEEYLKQKHQVFTKVNDIEQNPAHYSMYLRKHIYFSRLSKTIRHISVHESIPPLQGVDFDYELSALRKQVTKGYDYIEKYRKAIEDLFHEDDRVSTLFSLI from the coding sequence ATGACGATTCAACTATCAAATTCTCGCGAGTTTCGTCTAAGAATAACAGAATTGGAGTATAGCAATCTTTCCGATAAAGAGTTCATTCAAGAAGTACAACAAATTTATCTTGAAGAATTCGGGGAAGTTCTTCCTGCTAACATAGATATCTTCCACTCATCGGAGTCTGTCAGACTTGAAGGAGATACTTCAGGTTATGACGGTACAGCAATTCATTTTAAATCAAAAGAAAATGATATCAATGAAATATATGTTATTTCACAGGGCTCCCAAGGAAATGACGATTGGACTTATAACATTAAAGCTATGTTTGCTGGTAAAGATTATTCACAAGCGCAGATGACAAATGAATTTGTTAAAGATGTAAAAAATGAATTTCAAATTTCAGAGAAAGACAATACTGTCCCGATAATCGGACTTTCTCATTCACTAGCACATAACAATAATACAACTGCTCTACTTTTATACAACACATTTGATGAAGTCTATAGTGTAAATGGTGCACAAACTAATTACTATCAGTTATTTGAGGCTGATACTAATTTCCAAAGAGAACTTGCAAAAACATTTTCCATTTCGCCTGATAACCGAAATGCTATCTACACTATAGACCCCAAAGCCCTCGAAGCCTTCACCAAAGATTACTACAGCCAAAAAGCAAAAAGGGTTCATCAAACCATCTCCTATGATGATCCGTTATATGGGGCAAGTGGTGTAAGAGGATTTGTTACTCTTGGGGAAGTAGACATGATCGATACAAACCCAACTTATAAAGGCATTCGTGAATTGGTTGATGAAATTCCTGACCATGTTATTGAAGACTTTCAGCAGCTTGCCATTAATTATACGGTTGCCTCTAAAAAAGATGGAAATGATCAAGTGATTAAGGATTTGGTAGGTTTCGATCCTGAACTATTAAACGGCAACCCAATCGCAAATATTTCTGGCACATATCTGCTCGACCAATCAAAATTTAGTGATATGGTCGAAAGCATGAACGAAAAAGTTCCTGACCTTCTCGATAATGTTCAGGTCATTACTCAAAACGCCGACACCATTTTCGGAAAGTTAGTAGAAGCCAACTATATTACAACTGACCAAAAAACCGAGCTTGTGCATGTCTTTGAGAAAGTAAAGAAAGATTTACAAGACATTGAGGATATTATTTGGAAAATGGATCAGATTCGCTTCGATTCAGTGATTCCCCAACCACCGCCTATCGCTGGAGATGCAATTTTGGCTTCCAGACTTTATCATAATTACACGCAGATTCTCTCGCAGCTTGAGACTTTAAATAAAGAAGAATACAAGAAACTTATGGATACGATCGTATCCAGTCATAGCATAGCTGAAATGCTTGAGGCCATTAGGTCTGGTAATAAATCCTATCAGGGTACAGATATGGTTTACTCCACAAGTCAGAATGGTGAGACCATTTTGGTGAATATATCCGCGTCTCTCCGCATGTATCGGGATGGAAAAACGGTTATTCAGGAAAAAGAAGAGGCAATCCGAAGGTTTGAGCTCGCTGTGAATAGAGAGATCGAGGAAGAATACTTAAAACAAAAGCATCAAGTTTTTACGAAAGTAAATGATATTGAGCAAAATCCAGCTCATTATAGCATGTATCTTCGAAAGCACATCTATTTCAGTCGATTAAGTAAAACCATTCGTCATATCTCTGTTCACGAATCTATTCCTCCTCTTCAAGGTGTTGATTTCGACTATGAGCTGTCTGCTCTTCGTAAACAAGTAACTAAGGGGTATGACTATATCGAAAAGTATCGAAAAGCTATTGAAGATTTGTTTCACGAAGATGACCGAGTTTCTACGCTTTTTTCACTCATTTAA
- a CDS encoding MarR family winged helix-turn-helix transcriptional regulator: MKEKTNEQMNEVLAMFYFAYKTFTEEPDIMIEEYGIQRVHHRILFFIARFPGLSVNELLSLLEVSKQALHRPMKTLIEKELVTTSEAEHDRRVKQLFLTDKGKHLEEKLSNTQKHHLTSIFQELKPEQVDAWQTIMEKLSVERDGFEAWKDKLRNHSEESK; the protein is encoded by the coding sequence ATGAAGGAAAAAACGAACGAACAAATGAATGAAGTGTTAGCCATGTTTTACTTCGCCTACAAAACGTTCACAGAAGAACCGGATATTATGATTGAAGAGTACGGCATCCAACGCGTTCACCACCGCATTCTTTTTTTCATCGCACGTTTTCCTGGACTTAGTGTGAATGAATTATTATCACTGTTAGAAGTAAGCAAACAGGCGCTTCATCGACCAATGAAAACTTTAATCGAAAAAGAACTTGTCACAACATCAGAAGCGGAACACGACCGCCGTGTTAAACAGCTGTTTCTAACGGATAAAGGCAAACATTTAGAGGAAAAGCTGAGCAACACACAAAAACACCATCTCACTTCCATTTTTCAAGAACTAAAGCCCGAACAGGTCGATGCCTGGCAAACGATTATGGAGAAATTATCGGTTGAGCGGGATGGGTTTGAAGCGTGGAAAGATAAATTAAGAAATCATTCAGAGGAGTCTAAATGA